One stretch of Cellulomonas wangsupingiae DNA includes these proteins:
- a CDS encoding carbon-nitrogen hydrolase family protein: protein MSTVRVAVTQPTASPDPRRNGAVTCQLMRTAAAQGARLVLFPEGHLSGYAKEQVGDLADVDWSVVHEETEAVAELAGELGLWVVLGSSHPLTPPHRPHNSMYVISDTGRVVDRYDKRFCSAAETLHHYTPGTDPTMFEVDGYRFGIAVCVEINFLNVFTEYAALGVDCLLLPAYPIDAIFRTKAQAMAAINTYWVAVSSVAQRRQLVPAEVFGPDGTSLTAAAGDEAIVLADLNRDDPQFHIALDLARPWRGSAHDGSFYRRYLVDDPRSSVKTAL from the coding sequence ATGAGCACCGTCCGCGTCGCTGTCACCCAGCCGACCGCCAGCCCCGACCCGCGCCGCAACGGCGCGGTGACCTGCCAGCTGATGCGCACCGCGGCCGCCCAGGGAGCGCGCCTGGTGCTCTTCCCCGAAGGACACCTCTCCGGCTACGCCAAGGAGCAGGTCGGCGACCTCGCCGACGTGGACTGGTCGGTGGTTCACGAGGAGACAGAGGCCGTGGCCGAGCTCGCCGGCGAGCTCGGCCTGTGGGTGGTCCTCGGCTCGAGCCACCCGCTGACGCCACCGCACCGACCCCACAACAGCATGTACGTCATCTCCGACACCGGTCGGGTGGTCGACCGCTACGACAAGCGCTTCTGCTCCGCCGCCGAAACCCTGCACCACTACACCCCCGGCACCGATCCGACGATGTTCGAGGTGGACGGGTACCGCTTCGGCATCGCGGTGTGCGTGGAGATCAACTTCCTGAACGTGTTCACCGAGTACGCCGCGCTCGGGGTGGACTGCCTGCTCCTCCCCGCCTACCCGATCGATGCGATCTTCCGGACCAAGGCGCAGGCAATGGCCGCCATCAACACCTACTGGGTCGCCGTCTCCTCCGTCGCACAGAGGCGCCAGCTCGTCCCCGCGGAGGTGTTCGGCCCCGACGGCACGTCCCTGACTGCGGCTGCCGGCGACGAGGCGATCGTCCTCGCCGACCTGAACCGCGACGACCCGCAGTTCCACATCGCCTTGGACCTGGCTCGCCCCTGGCGAGGCAGTGCTCACGACGGCAGCTTCTACCGGAGGTACCTGGTGGACGACCCTCGCAGCAGCGTCAAGACCGCACTCTGA